One Epidermidibacterium keratini DNA segment encodes these proteins:
- the trpC gene encoding indole-3-glycerol phosphate synthase TrpC: MNVLDEIIGGVEQDVARRQDAVSLDELKSRVKAVPPALDAYGALSRPGVAVIAEVKRSSPSKGALADIADPAWLASQYEAGGARTISVLTEERRFGGSLDDLAAVRKAVSIPVLRKDFVVSSYQVHEARAYGADLVLLIVAALDQDVLVGLRERIESLGMTALVEVHDEQEADRALQAGASVIGVNARNLKTLEVDRGTFERVAPGLPSNVVKIAESGVRGPRDLIAYAAAGADAVLVGEGLVTSGDPRAAVNALATAGDHPATPGTCR, from the coding sequence GTGAACGTACTTGACGAGATCATCGGGGGCGTCGAGCAAGACGTCGCTCGTCGTCAGGACGCCGTGTCGCTCGACGAGCTCAAGAGCCGAGTCAAGGCCGTGCCGCCAGCGCTCGACGCGTACGGCGCACTCAGCCGGCCCGGAGTCGCGGTGATCGCCGAGGTCAAGCGCTCCAGCCCGTCCAAGGGCGCGCTCGCCGATATCGCCGACCCGGCTTGGCTTGCCTCGCAATACGAAGCCGGGGGAGCGCGCACCATCTCCGTGCTCACCGAGGAACGCCGGTTCGGCGGCAGCCTCGACGACCTCGCCGCCGTCCGCAAGGCCGTGTCGATTCCGGTGCTGCGCAAGGACTTTGTCGTCTCGTCCTACCAGGTGCACGAGGCGCGCGCGTACGGCGCCGACCTGGTGCTGTTGATCGTCGCCGCGCTCGACCAGGACGTGCTCGTCGGGCTGCGCGAGCGGATCGAGTCGCTCGGCATGACCGCGCTCGTGGAGGTCCACGACGAGCAGGAGGCCGACCGCGCGCTGCAGGCCGGGGCGTCCGTCATCGGCGTCAACGCGCGCAACCTGAAGACCCTCGAGGTCGACCGCGGCACGTTCGAGCGCGTCGCGCCGGGGCTGCCCAGCAACGTCGTCAAGATCGCTGAGTCCGGAGTCCGCGGCCCGCGCGACCTCATCGCGTACGCCGCTGCCGGAGCTGACGCCGTACTCGTCGGCGAAGGACTGGTGACCTCCGGTGACCCCCGTGCCGCCGTCAACGCGCTCGCGACGGCCGGCGACCACCCGGCGACGCCGGGAACCTGCCGATGA
- a CDS encoding anthranilate synthase component I, whose protein sequence is MSAPIGAVSPSREQFAARVQTHRVIPVTRTLLADGETPVGVYRKLAGGVGTFLLESAERGHSWSRYSFVGVRASATLTESGGRAKWSGTPPTGVPTEGDVLDVLAQSWRAIRSPRDPGLPALAGGLVGYLGYDVATLLEPVGDRADDDLQIPMLSMLLVSDLAVVDHHDGTVMLVATEFVDANMSAEQIDAAYDDALRRLDSMTADLAGPLPTLVQEESDEPDRPVRSRTPEGDYRPAVERALEHVRDGDVFQVQISQRFAVDTDAEALDVYRILRLLNPSPYMYLLRVDGFDIVGCSPEALVTVEDGEAVLHPIAGTRKRGDTPERDQALADELVSDPKERAEHVMLVDLARNDLGRVCAPGTVRVTELGAVEKYSHVWHIVSTVTGTVADDKDAFDVLLSCFPAGTLTGAPKVRAMQVIDELEPVRRGIYGGAVGYLSAAGDLDMAICIRTALMKDGTAYVQSAGGVVADSQPHLEELETQNKAKAALTAVQTAQRLRPVGRLEENADG, encoded by the coding sequence ATGAGTGCGCCGATCGGCGCTGTCAGCCCGAGCCGCGAGCAGTTCGCGGCCCGCGTGCAGACCCACCGCGTCATCCCGGTGACACGCACGCTGCTCGCCGACGGCGAGACTCCGGTCGGCGTCTACCGCAAGCTCGCCGGAGGAGTCGGCACGTTCCTGCTGGAATCGGCCGAACGCGGGCACTCGTGGTCGCGATACTCCTTCGTCGGAGTCCGCGCGAGCGCCACCCTGACCGAGTCCGGCGGCCGCGCGAAGTGGAGCGGTACGCCGCCCACCGGGGTGCCGACCGAAGGCGACGTACTCGACGTTCTCGCGCAGTCGTGGCGGGCGATCCGCAGCCCACGCGACCCCGGCCTGCCCGCGCTTGCCGGCGGGCTCGTCGGCTACCTGGGCTACGACGTCGCGACCTTGCTCGAACCCGTGGGCGATCGCGCCGACGACGACCTGCAGATCCCGATGCTGTCGATGTTGCTGGTCAGCGACCTCGCCGTCGTCGACCATCACGACGGCACCGTGATGCTCGTGGCGACCGAGTTCGTCGACGCAAACATGAGCGCCGAGCAGATCGACGCGGCGTACGACGATGCGCTTCGCCGGCTCGACTCGATGACCGCTGACCTCGCCGGGCCGCTGCCGACCCTGGTGCAGGAAGAATCCGACGAGCCGGACCGGCCGGTGCGCTCGCGCACGCCCGAGGGCGACTACCGCCCCGCCGTTGAACGCGCGCTGGAGCACGTGCGCGATGGTGACGTCTTCCAGGTGCAGATCTCGCAGCGGTTCGCCGTCGACACCGACGCGGAGGCGCTCGACGTCTACCGCATTTTGCGGTTGCTGAACCCCTCGCCGTACATGTATCTGCTGCGCGTCGACGGCTTCGACATCGTCGGGTGCAGCCCCGAAGCGCTCGTGACGGTCGAAGACGGCGAGGCGGTGTTGCACCCGATCGCCGGCACGCGCAAGCGCGGCGATACGCCAGAGCGCGACCAGGCTCTTGCCGACGAGCTGGTCTCGGACCCGAAGGAACGCGCCGAGCACGTCATGCTCGTCGACCTGGCTCGCAATGATCTGGGTCGCGTCTGCGCGCCCGGCACGGTGCGGGTGACCGAGCTTGGTGCGGTCGAAAAGTACAGCCATGTGTGGCATATCGTCTCCACGGTCACCGGCACGGTCGCTGATGACAAGGACGCGTTCGACGTACTGCTGTCGTGCTTCCCGGCCGGAACGCTCACCGGAGCGCCAAAAGTCCGTGCAATGCAAGTGATCGACGAGCTCGAGCCAGTACGCCGCGGCATCTATGGCGGAGCCGTCGGCTATCTCTCGGCCGCAGGCGATCTCGACATGGCGATCTGTATCCGTACGGCGCTGATGAAGGACGGTACGGCGTACGTCCAGTCCGCCGGCGGGGTCGTTGCCGACTCGCAGCCGCACCTGGAAGAGTTGGAGACGCAAAACAAGGCCAAGGCGGCGCTGACTGCGGTGCAGACAGCGCAGCGCCTGCGTCCCGTCGGGCGTCTGGAGGAAAACGCAGATGGCTGA
- the trpA gene encoding tryptophan synthase subunit alpha: protein MSSLSDVFAGTRDEGRAALVGYLPAGFPSRAESADGFRALIDGGCDILEIGMPYSDPVMDGPTIQAAATRALEDGTRITDLMRIVESAASAGGVPVVMTYWAPVYRYGVERFCRDLAAAGGRGMITPDLIVDEAGDWLAASEQFGLDRIFLVAPSSTPERLALTTEHCSGFVYAASTMGVTGVREQIGDLAPQLVERTREFTDLPVGVGLGVRTPEHVREVGGYADAVIVGSAFVSALEQGTDQARQLAQDLRDATTRTR, encoded by the coding sequence ATGAGCAGTCTCAGTGACGTCTTTGCCGGGACCCGCGACGAGGGCCGCGCGGCGCTGGTCGGCTACCTTCCCGCGGGGTTTCCCTCGCGCGCGGAGTCCGCGGACGGTTTCCGCGCGCTGATCGACGGCGGCTGCGACATCCTGGAGATCGGGATGCCCTACTCCGACCCGGTGATGGACGGGCCGACGATCCAGGCCGCCGCCACGCGCGCGCTGGAGGACGGCACGCGCATCACCGACCTGATGCGGATCGTCGAGTCGGCCGCATCGGCAGGCGGCGTACCCGTCGTGATGACCTACTGGGCGCCGGTCTACCGGTACGGCGTCGAGCGGTTCTGCCGCGACCTTGCTGCTGCCGGAGGCCGCGGGATGATCACTCCCGACCTGATCGTCGACGAGGCCGGCGACTGGCTCGCCGCGAGCGAGCAGTTCGGGCTCGACCGGATCTTCTTGGTCGCTCCGTCTTCGACCCCGGAGCGGCTAGCGCTGACGACTGAGCACTGCTCCGGGTTCGTCTACGCCGCGTCGACGATGGGCGTGACCGGCGTACGTGAGCAGATCGGCGACCTTGCCCCGCAGCTGGTCGAGCGCACCCGCGAGTTCACCGACCTGCCGGTCGGCGTCGGGCTCGGCGTACGCACGCCTGAGCACGTCCGCGAGGTCGGCGGGTACGCCGACGCGGTCATCGTCGGGTCGGCGTTCGTCTCGGCACTTGAGCAGGGCACCGACCAGGCACGCCAGCTCGCGCAGGACCTTCGAGACGCGACCACGCGCACGAGATAG
- the hisI gene encoding phosphoribosyl-AMP cyclohydrolase, with product MSARIAPADSALAPEIAAQLKRDDDGLVAAVIQQYDTKEVLMVGWMDDEALHRTLTSGRATYWSRSRGEYWVKGETSGNVQDVKAVSIDCDGDALLVQVDQHGPACHTGAATCFIAGGPLPVTA from the coding sequence ATGTCAGCACGTATCGCCCCCGCCGACAGCGCTCTCGCACCTGAGATCGCGGCGCAGCTCAAGCGCGACGACGACGGTCTCGTCGCCGCGGTCATCCAGCAGTACGACACCAAAGAAGTCCTGATGGTGGGCTGGATGGACGACGAAGCACTGCATCGCACGCTGACCAGCGGGCGGGCGACGTACTGGTCGCGCAGCCGTGGCGAGTACTGGGTAAAGGGCGAGACCTCCGGCAACGTGCAAGACGTGAAGGCGGTCTCCATCGACTGCGACGGTGACGCGCTGCTCGTGCAGGTCGACCAACACGGCCCGGCGTGCCACACCGGAGCCGCGACGTGCTTCATCGCCGGCGGCCCGCTGCCGGTCACCGCATGA
- the pyk gene encoding pyruvate kinase codes for MKRRAKIVCTLGPASSSLDQITGLVEAGMNVARMNFSHGTHEDHRRNYDNVRAAAAATGRHVGILADLQGPKIRLGKFADGAVMWAAGDRVVISTDEDADQPHRIGTTYKELAKDCEVGDRLLIDDGNVAVQVTQVVGRDVYVEVLEGGRVSDHKGLSLPGVNVSVPALSEKDAEDLRFALQLGVDFVALSFVRQPDDVDRVRAIMKEEGILVPVIAKLEKPEAVERLSHIVDAFDGIMVARGDLGVELPLEQVPMVQKRAIQVAREKAKPVIVATQMLESMITHSRPTRAEASDVANAVLDGADAVMLSGETSVGQYPRQAVATMARIIESVEAGGVQVPEIRTKPRTTPGVIARSAKDVAEALNADAIAAFTSSGDTVRRLARLHPSTPLIAFTPFEKVQNQLALSWGVRSFQVDPVEHTDEMISQVDNSLRQLGMRDHVDRVVMVAGSPPGTSGTTNLIRIHRIGED; via the coding sequence GTGAAGCGTCGCGCAAAGATTGTTTGCACCCTCGGACCAGCTAGCTCCAGCCTCGATCAGATCACCGGCCTCGTCGAGGCCGGCATGAACGTAGCCCGGATGAACTTCAGCCACGGCACGCACGAGGACCACCGACGCAACTACGACAACGTCCGCGCCGCGGCGGCCGCCACGGGGCGGCACGTAGGCATCCTCGCCGACCTGCAGGGCCCCAAGATCCGCCTCGGCAAGTTCGCCGATGGGGCCGTGATGTGGGCCGCCGGCGACCGCGTTGTCATCTCCACCGACGAGGACGCCGACCAGCCGCACCGCATTGGTACGACGTATAAGGAACTCGCCAAGGACTGCGAAGTCGGCGATCGCCTGCTGATCGACGACGGCAACGTCGCGGTGCAGGTCACCCAGGTCGTCGGGCGCGATGTGTACGTCGAGGTGCTTGAGGGCGGCCGAGTCTCCGACCACAAGGGGCTGTCGCTGCCCGGCGTTAACGTGAGCGTGCCGGCGCTGAGCGAGAAGGACGCCGAAGACCTGCGGTTTGCGCTGCAGCTCGGGGTCGACTTTGTCGCGCTGTCGTTCGTGCGCCAGCCAGACGATGTCGACCGCGTCCGGGCGATCATGAAGGAGGAGGGCATCCTCGTCCCGGTGATCGCCAAGCTCGAGAAGCCCGAGGCGGTCGAGCGGCTGTCGCACATCGTCGATGCCTTCGACGGCATCATGGTGGCCCGCGGCGACCTCGGTGTCGAGCTGCCGCTCGAGCAGGTGCCCATGGTGCAGAAGCGGGCCATCCAGGTCGCGCGCGAGAAGGCCAAGCCGGTGATCGTCGCGACCCAGATGCTCGAGTCGATGATCACTCACTCGCGCCCCACCCGGGCCGAGGCCTCGGACGTCGCTAACGCCGTACTCGATGGAGCGGACGCCGTGATGCTGTCGGGGGAGACCAGCGTCGGGCAGTACCCGCGCCAGGCGGTCGCGACTATGGCCCGGATCATCGAGTCGGTCGAAGCCGGCGGGGTCCAGGTGCCCGAGATCCGCACCAAGCCCCGAACGACCCCCGGAGTCATCGCGCGGTCGGCCAAGGACGTCGCCGAGGCGCTGAATGCCGATGCGATTGCCGCATTCACCAGCAGCGGCGACACGGTACGCCGCCTCGCCCGACTGCACCCGAGCACACCGCTGATCGCCTTCACCCCGTTCGAGAAGGTGCAAAACCAGCTCGCGCTTAGCTGGGGCGTGCGCAGCTTCCAGGTCGACCCGGTCGAGCACACCGACGAGATGATCAGCCAAGTCGACAACTCCCTGCGCCAGCTCGGGATGCGTGATCACGTCGACCGGGTCGTGATGGTGGCGGGCAGCCCACCGGGTACGTCGGGCACCACGAATTTGATCCGC
- a CDS encoding NUDIX hydrolase, protein MDWSQLAQTSGDVSMRLVRDSAPATVELLDHGTLALRVEVDVQPGNIAHLQWIAEPDASVNSAAHAMRALVRRLFAEFAVSRVQMVVPADDRRQVQIAMRSGLRREAILRGGLFDGASPVDAELFASLSGDPAPESAGGYTYMLDSIMAQKRLISHVVMTDPQGRVLLCQTTFKKDWELPGGIVEDGERPRVAAEREVEEEIGLQIEIGRLLAVDWLPPYLGWSDAIELLYDGGEYDAELTSRLEVDPREIVRAEWFTVDEIADVVSPLNARRLPLLLPQKPEHTLHLESGELA, encoded by the coding sequence ATGGACTGGTCGCAGTTGGCACAGACCTCTGGAGACGTGTCGATGCGGCTCGTCCGCGATAGCGCGCCGGCGACGGTCGAACTGCTCGACCACGGGACGCTCGCGCTTCGGGTCGAGGTCGACGTACAGCCGGGAAACATCGCCCACCTGCAGTGGATCGCCGAGCCAGACGCCTCGGTCAACTCGGCTGCTCATGCGATGCGCGCGCTAGTGCGCCGGCTGTTTGCCGAGTTCGCGGTGAGCCGGGTTCAGATGGTGGTGCCGGCCGATGACCGCCGCCAGGTGCAGATCGCGATGCGATCCGGGCTGCGGCGCGAGGCGATCCTGCGAGGCGGGTTGTTCGATGGCGCATCGCCAGTCGACGCCGAGCTGTTTGCCAGCCTCAGCGGCGATCCCGCGCCCGAGTCGGCCGGCGGCTACACCTACATGCTCGACTCGATCATGGCGCAGAAGCGACTCATCTCGCACGTGGTGATGACCGACCCGCAGGGCCGGGTGTTGCTGTGCCAGACGACGTTCAAGAAGGACTGGGAGCTGCCCGGCGGCATCGTCGAAGACGGCGAACGACCCCGAGTTGCCGCGGAGCGCGAGGTCGAGGAAGAGATCGGGCTGCAGATCGAGATCGGCCGGCTGCTTGCCGTCGACTGGCTGCCGCCCTACCTCGGCTGGAGCGATGCGATCGAGCTGCTCTATGACGGCGGCGAGTACGACGCCGAACTCACCTCGCGGTTGGAAGTCGACCCGCGCGAGATCGTGCGCGCCGAGTGGTTCACCGTCGATGAGATCGCCGACGTGGTGTCACCGCTGAATGCCCGACGGCTGCCGCTGCTGCTCCCGCAGAAGCCCGAACACACCTTGCACCTGGAGTCCGGCGAACTCGCCTAA
- a CDS encoding Trp biosynthesis-associated membrane protein translates to MADDSEATPDTDDTVDDERAADSTGRRLLGALVAMYVLAGGGLLYAASQPWQRVTVSRGDPLPDVVKVLNGGTLVPMLTALGVLSLAAVVALLATRTWGRRLVAVVVLAAAVVTGYLAVQALTASQAERVQAAEQLSESLTEQAAPQVSSLAIVAGFAGIALAVLASLALLVVGSRIPAMGAKYERPDAAATREGGGHTAERDRWNALDRGEDPTE, encoded by the coding sequence ATGGCTGACGATTCCGAGGCGACACCCGACACCGACGACACTGTCGACGACGAGCGAGCTGCCGATTCCACGGGCCGTCGACTGCTGGGCGCGCTCGTCGCGATGTATGTGCTCGCTGGCGGTGGTCTGCTCTATGCCGCAAGCCAGCCGTGGCAGCGGGTCACGGTCAGCCGCGGTGATCCGCTGCCAGACGTGGTGAAGGTGCTGAACGGCGGCACACTCGTCCCGATGCTGACCGCTCTTGGGGTGCTGAGCCTCGCTGCGGTCGTCGCGCTGCTCGCGACGCGGACGTGGGGTCGGCGCCTGGTGGCGGTCGTCGTACTCGCCGCCGCCGTCGTCACCGGCTACCTCGCCGTCCAGGCGCTCACCGCGTCGCAAGCCGAGCGAGTCCAGGCCGCCGAGCAGCTGAGCGAGTCGCTGACCGAGCAAGCCGCTCCGCAGGTATCGAGCCTGGCCATCGTCGCCGGGTTCGCGGGCATTGCACTGGCCGTCCTTGCGAGTCTTGCGTTGCTGGTCGTGGGCTCGCGCATCCCAGCTATGGGTGCAAAGTACGAGCGACCCGACGCTGCGGCGACGCGCGAGGGTGGTGGGCATACCGCCGAGCGCGACCGCTGGAACGCCCTCGACCGCGGCGAAGACCCCACTGAGTAG
- the trpB gene encoding tryptophan synthase subunit beta translates to MTEAQPYGHVPDTRGYFGEFGGRYIPEALVAAIEELTEFYEKSKTDDEFQAQLRLLLSQYAGRPSLLYDAQRLSEELGVRVLLKREDLNHTGSHKINNVLGQALLTKQMGKSRIIAETGAGQHGVATATAAALMGLECTVYMGEVDTDRQALNVARMRLLGAEVVAVRSGSRTLKDAMNEAFRDWVSTVQTTHYCIGSVGGPHPFPMLVRDFAAVTGTEARAQCLEQYGALPDAVLACVGGGSNAMGVFRAFLGDEQVRLYGLEAAGDGADTDRTAATLAKGSVGILHGSKSYVLQDDDGQTRESHSISAGLDYPGVGPEHAYLKDTGRARYLPITDTQAMDAFALLSRTEGIIPAIESAHALAGIPLVRDELGSDATILVNLSGRGDKDVATAGKWFDVTGVTRTT, encoded by the coding sequence ATGACCGAAGCCCAGCCCTACGGTCACGTGCCCGACACGCGCGGCTACTTCGGCGAGTTCGGCGGCCGCTACATCCCCGAGGCGCTGGTCGCGGCGATCGAGGAGCTCACCGAGTTTTACGAGAAGTCCAAGACCGACGACGAGTTCCAGGCGCAGCTGCGCCTCCTGCTGTCGCAGTACGCCGGACGCCCGAGCCTGCTGTACGACGCGCAGCGGCTGTCGGAGGAGCTCGGCGTACGCGTGCTGCTCAAGCGCGAAGACCTCAACCACACCGGTTCGCACAAGATCAACAACGTGCTCGGGCAGGCCCTGCTGACCAAGCAGATGGGCAAATCCCGGATCATCGCCGAGACCGGCGCCGGCCAGCACGGCGTCGCGACCGCGACCGCAGCCGCGCTGATGGGCTTGGAGTGCACCGTCTACATGGGCGAGGTCGACACCGACCGGCAGGCGCTCAACGTCGCGCGGATGCGGCTGCTCGGCGCCGAGGTCGTCGCGGTCCGCTCGGGCTCGCGCACCCTCAAGGACGCGATGAACGAAGCGTTCCGCGACTGGGTATCGACCGTGCAGACCACGCACTACTGCATCGGCTCGGTCGGTGGTCCGCACCCGTTCCCGATGCTGGTGCGCGACTTTGCCGCCGTGACCGGGACCGAGGCGCGGGCGCAATGCCTGGAGCAGTACGGCGCGCTGCCGGACGCCGTACTCGCCTGCGTCGGCGGCGGCTCCAACGCGATGGGTGTCTTCCGCGCGTTCCTCGGCGACGAGCAGGTGCGCCTCTACGGCCTGGAGGCAGCCGGTGACGGCGCCGACACCGACCGTACGGCGGCCACCCTCGCGAAGGGCTCGGTCGGCATCCTGCACGGCTCGAAGAGCTACGTGCTGCAGGACGACGACGGCCAGACCCGTGAGTCGCACTCGATCTCAGCGGGCCTGGACTACCCCGGTGTCGGGCCGGAGCACGCCTACCTCAAGGACACCGGACGGGCGCGCTACCTGCCGATCACCGACACCCAGGCGATGGACGCGTTTGCGCTGCTGTCGCGCACCGAGGGCATCATCCCGGCCATCGAGTCCGCGCACGCGCTCGCGGGCATCCCGCTGGTGCGCGACGAGCTCGGCAGCGACGCGACGATCCTGGTCAACCTGTCCGGGCGCGGTGACAAAGACGTCGCGACGGCCGGAAAGTGGTTCGATGTGACCGGAGTGACCCGCACGACATGA
- the lgt gene encoding prolipoprotein diacylglyceryl transferase, producing MMSTTLAYLPSPTVNQFSIFGLTIRAYALCILAGIVVAIWLSTKRWVARGGKSEEIMDLAVWAVPFGIIGGRIYHVISSPAAYFGENGDPIRALYIWEGGLGIWGAIAFGAVGAWIGARRMGLRMSSIADALAPGLIFAQAIGRLGNWFNNELYGGPDNSFLGLKIYEMGADGRAVTGADGQPVLVGTFQPTFLYELVWNVLVGLTLLWLDRKYRMGRGRLFAAYVALYCLGRFFIEQMRSDEAELILGQRVNVWTSLLVGLAAVAYLIVVKGGREASPYTDERLARDAATTPADPSVNSADPSDNPADPSDKSRDPRDKSRDPRETDNDTTRTTDKAGD from the coding sequence ATGATGAGCACGACCTTGGCGTATCTGCCCAGCCCCACCGTCAACCAGTTCAGCATCTTCGGGCTGACGATCCGCGCCTACGCGTTGTGCATCCTGGCCGGAATCGTGGTGGCGATCTGGCTCAGCACGAAGCGCTGGGTCGCGCGCGGCGGAAAGTCCGAGGAAATCATGGATCTCGCCGTGTGGGCGGTGCCGTTTGGCATCATCGGCGGGCGGATCTATCACGTCATCTCCTCACCGGCGGCGTACTTCGGCGAAAACGGCGACCCGATCCGGGCCCTCTACATCTGGGAGGGCGGGCTCGGCATCTGGGGTGCGATCGCGTTCGGTGCCGTAGGCGCGTGGATCGGCGCGCGGCGCATGGGCCTGCGGATGAGCTCGATCGCCGACGCTCTCGCTCCCGGGCTGATCTTCGCCCAGGCCATTGGGCGCCTGGGCAACTGGTTTAACAACGAGCTGTACGGCGGCCCGGACAACTCGTTCCTCGGGCTGAAGATCTACGAGATGGGTGCTGACGGGCGGGCCGTCACCGGGGCCGATGGGCAGCCGGTGCTCGTCGGGACCTTCCAGCCGACGTTCCTCTATGAGCTGGTGTGGAACGTGCTGGTCGGGCTCACCTTGCTGTGGCTGGATCGCAAGTACCGCATGGGTCGCGGGCGGCTCTTCGCGGCGTACGTCGCGCTCTACTGCCTGGGCCGCTTCTTTATCGAGCAGATGCGCAGCGACGAGGCCGAGCTGATCCTCGGCCAGCGCGTCAACGTCTGGACCTCGCTGCTGGTGGGGCTTGCCGCTGTGGCGTACCTGATCGTGGTCAAGGGCGGGCGCGAAGCCTCGCCGTACACCGACGAGCGCCTCGCCCGCGACGCCGCCACCACCCCCGCCGATCCGAGCGTTAATTCCGCCGATCCGAGCGATAATCCCGCCGATCCGAGCGATAAATCGCGCGATCCGAGAGATAAATCGCGCGATCCGAGAGAAACCGACAACGACACCACCCGCACGACCGATAAGGCCGGCGACTAG